One segment of Dolichospermum sp. DET69 DNA contains the following:
- a CDS encoding AAA-like domain-containing protein, which produces MKKILILTANPTNTKPLRLSEEVREIKSAWERSQNREQFIIIVEEAVRLQEFRRTLLDHKPDIVHFSGHGGGEQGLALMADNGEAFLVKVAPLAKLFKALQEIFFIDCVFLNACYSDVQAEDIYPYVNYVVGMNQKIGDEAAKQFAIGFYDTLFAGQSIKSAFDLGCNAIEMENIPEHLTPVLRTKDSTTKKAIIQGVPESKSEPIQLRDINIPFENLDGQVPLNSPFYVERPPIEATCYTAIVKPGALIRIKAPRQMGKTSLMSRILDQGEKQGYRTGFINLWSRELFKNLDSFLESFCANVSLELGIEEKIDQYWKPQRYSSQTNCTNYFQSYLLKELQQPVILGLDEVDRIFQYSEIADEFFTMLRSWHEKGKNNETWQKLRLVISHSQEVYISLDVNKSPFNVGLPIDLNKFSLAQVQDLVKRHGLQWSDTEINQLMGMIDGHTYLVRTALYHIATNDLTLKQFLAIAPTEEGLYEDHLYRHLLILEENKQLKSAMLKLVNSDDAVTLEPIYAFKLKSMGLAESKGNKVIPLCNLYRIYFSDRLQD; this is translated from the coding sequence ATGAAAAAAATTCTTATTTTAACCGCTAACCCCACCAACACAAAACCGTTGCGTTTAAGTGAAGAAGTCAGGGAAATCAAAAGTGCTTGGGAGCGTTCCCAAAACCGTGAACAATTTATAATTATTGTGGAAGAAGCAGTCCGTCTTCAAGAATTTCGTCGTACCCTATTAGATCATAAGCCAGATATTGTGCATTTCTCAGGACATGGTGGAGGAGAACAGGGTTTAGCTTTAATGGCAGATAATGGAGAAGCCTTTTTAGTCAAAGTTGCTCCTTTAGCTAAATTGTTTAAAGCATTACAAGAAATCTTTTTTATTGATTGTGTTTTTCTCAATGCTTGTTATTCAGATGTACAAGCAGAAGATATTTATCCTTATGTTAATTATGTCGTCGGGATGAATCAAAAAATTGGTGATGAAGCCGCTAAACAATTTGCTATTGGTTTCTACGATACTTTATTTGCAGGACAATCAATTAAAAGTGCTTTTGATTTAGGATGTAATGCGATTGAAATGGAAAATATTCCAGAGCATTTAACTCCGGTTTTGAGGACAAAAGATTCAACAACTAAAAAAGCTATTATTCAGGGTGTACCTGAGTCGAAATCTGAACCTATTCAACTAAGAGATATTAATATTCCTTTTGAAAATTTAGATGGTCAAGTCCCCCTAAATTCTCCCTTTTATGTTGAACGTCCTCCCATTGAAGCTACCTGTTATACTGCTATTGTAAAACCTGGGGCATTAATTAGGATTAAAGCACCTCGACAAATGGGGAAAACTTCATTAATGAGTAGGATTTTAGATCAAGGAGAAAAGCAAGGTTATCGAACAGGATTTATTAATTTATGGAGTCGAGAATTATTTAAAAATCTGGATAGTTTTTTAGAGTCTTTTTGTGCCAATGTCAGTTTAGAATTAGGGATTGAAGAAAAGATAGATCAATATTGGAAACCTCAGCGTTATAGCAGTCAAACTAATTGTACAAATTACTTCCAATCCTATCTTTTAAAAGAATTGCAACAGCCTGTAATTCTAGGATTAGATGAGGTAGATAGAATCTTTCAATATAGTGAAATCGCTGATGAATTTTTCACTATGTTACGTTCATGGCATGAAAAAGGCAAAAATAATGAAACTTGGCAAAAACTGAGATTAGTTATTTCCCATTCTCAAGAAGTTTATATTTCTTTGGATGTGAATAAATCTCCTTTTAATGTGGGTTTACCAATTGATTTAAATAAGTTTAGTTTAGCACAGGTTCAGGATTTAGTTAAACGACATGGGTTGCAATGGTCAGATACAGAAATTAATCAATTAATGGGGATGATTGACGGTCATACTTATTTGGTGAGAACAGCATTATATCATATTGCCACTAACGACTTAACTTTAAAGCAATTTTTAGCAATTGCTCCCACTGAAGAAGGATTATATGAAGACCATTTGTATCGTCATCTTTTAATTTTGGAAGAAAATAAACAACTAAAATCAGCCATGTTAAAATTAGTGAATAGTGATGATGCAGTTACATTAGAACCAATTTATGCTTTTAAATTAAAAAGTATGGGATTAGCAGAATCAAAAGGTAATAAGGTAATTCCCCTGTGTAATTTGTATCGTATTTATTTTAGCGATCGCTTGCAAGATTAA